The following are from one region of the Methanomassiliicoccales archaeon LGM-DZ1 genome:
- a CDS encoding tetratricopeptide repeat protein, giving the protein MFGRKPKSPADKVFKEACELYKKCDYSKAAELYRQAADLGSAEAMSDMGLLYYLGQGVPQVKQYAIEWWTKAAEAGEMKAQHNLGTAYASGEGVKQDFETARKWYEKSAAQGYYKSQYSLYHIYAEGLGVPVDTVKAASYLRQAADQMYPKAEKELGLLYISGEGVEASQREAVRWLKRAANHGDESALDVLKEIKD; this is encoded by the coding sequence ATGTTCGGCCGCAAACCCAAATCTCCTGCGGACAAGGTCTTCAAAGAGGCATGCGAGCTCTACAAGAAGTGCGACTACAGCAAGGCGGCCGAGCTCTACCGCCAGGCCGCCGACCTCGGCAGCGCCGAGGCCATGTCGGACATGGGCCTGCTGTACTATCTGGGGCAGGGGGTCCCGCAGGTGAAGCAGTACGCCATAGAGTGGTGGACCAAGGCGGCCGAGGCGGGGGAGATGAAGGCGCAGCACAACCTCGGCACCGCTTACGCCTCGGGGGAGGGCGTGAAGCAGGATTTCGAGACCGCCAGGAAATGGTACGAGAAGTCTGCCGCCCAGGGCTACTACAAGAGCCAGTACTCCCTGTACCACATCTACGCCGAGGGGCTCGGCGTGCCGGTCGACACCGTGAAGGCGGCATCGTACCTCCGCCAGGCCGCCGACCAGATGTACCCCAAGGCCGAGAAGGAGCTGGGCCTGCTGTACATCTCCGGCGAGGGCGTCGAGGCCAGCCAGCGGGAGGCCGTGCGGTGGCTGAAGAGGGCCGCCAACCACGGGGACGAGTCCGCATTGGACGTTCTGAAGGAGATCAAGGACTGA
- a CDS encoding iron ABC transporter permease yields the protein MESDYRFYILKKIAFIGICIALMVLVTGYAVTVGSSHISMADVYRDIWYHVFDPDRCDEMTDWAVFTIRLPRIMTGLVAGMSLGVSGAAMQSMMKNPLADPYTTGISSGASFGATLAIAMGITVAGFGGSVGLVITAFVFALIPAAVIILVSSLRNTSAATMILAGIAVMYLFNACTTIIKLSISEQSLSAVYQWSIGDLSGSTWTSFDVILAFTVVGTAVLMAMSKKLNILITGDKNATALGLDAHKLRIVLLLVISLMAASVVCFTGIIGFIGLVAPHIVRIFLGSDNRYLIPASAAFGAVLLMVADLISRTIIAPTFLPVGVITAFIGCPLFLYLLIKQRKSMW from the coding sequence ATGGAATCAGATTATCGTTTCTATATCCTGAAGAAGATCGCTTTCATCGGCATATGCATCGCCCTGATGGTCCTGGTGACAGGTTACGCGGTCACCGTGGGCTCATCGCATATCAGCATGGCGGATGTGTACCGCGACATCTGGTATCACGTGTTCGATCCGGACAGATGCGACGAGATGACGGACTGGGCTGTGTTCACCATCAGGCTTCCGCGCATCATGACCGGGCTGGTGGCAGGCATGTCGCTGGGAGTATCGGGCGCCGCCATGCAGAGCATGATGAAGAACCCGCTGGCCGATCCGTATACCACCGGGATATCGTCGGGTGCTTCTTTCGGCGCTACCCTGGCGATCGCCATGGGTATCACGGTCGCCGGCTTCGGCGGTTCCGTGGGGCTAGTCATCACCGCGTTCGTGTTCGCGCTGATCCCGGCGGCGGTGATCATCCTGGTGTCCTCGCTGAGGAACACCTCGGCCGCCACTATGATCCTGGCCGGTATCGCCGTCATGTATCTGTTCAACGCCTGCACCACGATAATCAAGCTCAGCATCTCCGAGCAGTCGCTCTCAGCGGTCTACCAATGGTCCATCGGCGACCTGAGCGGGTCCACCTGGACATCGTTCGACGTGATCCTCGCGTTCACGGTCGTGGGGACCGCTGTTCTGATGGCGATGTCGAAGAAACTGAACATCCTCATCACCGGCGACAAGAACGCCACCGCTCTTGGCCTCGATGCCCATAAGCTGAGGATCGTGCTGCTCCTGGTGATCTCCCTGATGGCCGCCTCGGTGGTCTGCTTCACCGGTATCATCGGCTTCATCGGCCTGGTGGCTCCCCACATAGTGAGGATCTTCCTCGGATCCGACAACCGCTACCTGATACCCGCGTCGGCGGCTTTCGGCGCCGTCCTGCTGATGGTTGCAGACCTTATATCGAGGACGATCATCGCCCCCACGTTCCTGCCGGTCGGAGTGATAACTGCGTTCATTGGATGCCCGCTGTTCCTGTACCTGCTCATCAAGCAGAGGAAATCGATGTGGTGA
- a CDS encoding class I SAM-dependent methyltransferase, whose translation MQLSEDICRYWDMRSDGFSDAVLHELGTRGEEVSREVAGRLGVVPGSRVLDVGCGPGFLSILLAQRGASVTGIDMSEMMVRRARENAGNFGLDIDFRVMDAQKMDFREGSFDAAVSRSVMWGLTEPERAYSEMVRVLKAGGRGYVSDGNFYRRLFDPRYEFVRGEDASGHERFNRGGVDFGIMERIAEDLPLSRADRPQWDFGALCQLDVSDIDVRIFRRPNVSGVRTIAGFSAVFSKGGN comes from the coding sequence ATGCAGCTTTCCGAAGATATCTGCAGATACTGGGACATGAGGAGCGACGGGTTCTCCGATGCCGTCCTCCATGAACTGGGCACCCGCGGAGAGGAGGTCTCCCGCGAAGTGGCGGGCAGGCTGGGGGTCGTTCCCGGCTCGCGCGTCCTGGATGTCGGATGCGGCCCCGGGTTCCTGTCGATCCTCCTCGCTCAGAGGGGCGCCTCGGTCACCGGGATAGATATGTCCGAGATGATGGTGCGCCGTGCCCGGGAGAATGCCGGTAACTTCGGCCTCGACATAGATTTCAGAGTGATGGACGCCCAGAAGATGGATTTCCGGGAAGGGAGTTTCGACGCAGCGGTCTCGCGGAGCGTGATGTGGGGCCTGACCGAGCCGGAAAGGGCATATTCCGAGATGGTCCGCGTCCTGAAGGCCGGCGGCCGCGGATACGTGTCGGACGGCAACTTCTACCGCCGGCTTTTCGATCCGCGTTATGAGTTCGTGCGGGGAGAGGATGCCTCCGGGCATGAGCGCTTCAACCGCGGCGGCGTAGACTTCGGCATCATGGAGAGGATCGCGGAAGACCTTCCGCTGAGCCGCGCCGACCGTCCGCAATGGGATTTCGGCGCATTGTGCCAGCTGGATGTTTCCGACATCGACGTCCGGATCTTCAGGAGGCCGAACGTCTCCGGCGTCCGGACGATCGCAGGATTCAGCGCAGTGTTTTCAAAAGGAGGGAACTGA
- a CDS encoding putative DNA binding domain-containing protein gives MLQEDLSTDLEREYSIEVLKTAVAFSNGSGGRIVIGIDSGGTAAGLPDPEKVRSKCAREMAGMIMPDISAASRISIESIDDKDVVSVDVSEGACKPYRLCGKNMSQNGIYVRVGTFTVPTGEGLFRHLEHKEYSSRYGELISLRQDLTFDYLKKVSGEKKLELDADRMEALHMVRGGKYTNLAFILSDQFDQPIKMASYPDHHKSRFIDREIADGSALEQAEKAIKYIMDHNRTVSTIAGIYRQDTLQFPEAAVREAVLNAVVHRDYSREGTILISIYPDCLTIVSPGELYTYYTESDLFSGVSSLRNRNLANVMYRLELIESFGTGLPRIMDKYMPFGLTPSVKSGSSIFTITLPAIGSYLDRTDSFLMTHSTFTRQELQDTLGMSRNEAVAKIRELSQQGRITKYGAGKSTRYMPTGTEGTARAKKPEGD, from the coding sequence ATGTTGCAGGAAGACCTATCGACAGATTTGGAACGGGAATATTCTATCGAAGTGCTGAAGACCGCGGTCGCGTTCAGCAACGGCTCCGGAGGAAGGATTGTCATTGGGATCGACAGCGGCGGAACGGCCGCCGGACTGCCCGATCCGGAAAAAGTGCGCAGTAAATGCGCCCGGGAAATGGCCGGCATGATAATGCCGGACATCTCCGCCGCGAGCAGGATCAGCATCGAGAGCATAGACGATAAAGACGTCGTATCGGTCGATGTGAGCGAGGGAGCCTGCAAACCTTACCGTCTCTGCGGGAAGAACATGAGCCAGAACGGCATTTACGTGAGGGTGGGGACGTTCACCGTGCCTACCGGCGAGGGACTGTTCCGCCACCTGGAGCATAAAGAGTACTCATCCCGGTACGGTGAACTGATCTCCCTGCGCCAGGACCTCACGTTCGATTACCTGAAGAAAGTGTCCGGAGAGAAGAAGTTGGAACTAGATGCGGACCGCATGGAGGCCCTTCATATGGTCAGGGGAGGCAAGTACACCAATCTGGCATTCATCCTTTCCGATCAGTTCGACCAGCCCATAAAAATGGCCTCCTACCCGGACCACCACAAGTCAAGGTTCATCGATCGTGAGATTGCAGACGGATCCGCTCTGGAACAGGCAGAAAAGGCCATAAAATACATCATGGACCACAACAGAACGGTCTCGACCATTGCAGGCATCTACCGCCAGGACACGCTGCAGTTCCCTGAAGCTGCAGTAAGGGAGGCTGTTCTCAACGCTGTCGTCCACCGGGACTACAGCCGCGAAGGAACGATACTGATCAGCATCTACCCGGATTGCCTGACGATCGTGTCACCGGGCGAGCTTTACACATACTATACGGAAAGCGATCTGTTCAGCGGAGTATCGTCGCTGAGGAACAGAAACCTCGCCAACGTGATGTACAGGCTCGAATTGATAGAATCATTCGGCACCGGGCTTCCCAGGATCATGGACAAGTACATGCCGTTCGGCCTGACCCCTTCCGTGAAATCCGGATCCTCGATATTCACCATAACCCTGCCGGCGATCGGATCGTATCTGGACAGGACAGACAGTTTCCTGATGACTCACAGCACGTTCACGCGTCAGGAGCTGCAGGATACTCTCGGCATGAGCAGGAATGAAGCGGTCGCGAAGATCAGAGAGCTTTCGCAGCAGGGCAGGATAACGAAATACGGCGCTGGGAAAAGCACCAGGTACATGCCGACGGGGACAGAAGGAACGGCCCGGGCCAAGAAGCCTGAAGGCGACTGA
- a CDS encoding ABC transporter ATP-binding protein has protein sequence MKVDLRELEFGYDPKDPVLKGISYVLDRPEFVCIMGPNGVGKSTLIHCINKILRPTGGAVFVNDMDVSKTKLRDLSSHMGYVPASSEDSFPLTVVDTVMVGLQNDYKFGGNKDDLKKVHDVLKLLKIEHLAMRDFNELSAGQHQKVVLARGLVRSPEIVLLDEPTSNLDIKHQIEVTKVLSRLPKEKGMLVIMISHDINITAKFADRIIMLHDGKIFAVGTPEEVLTKENIRTVYGVDADIIQVRGRPHVVLNDSIDDE, from the coding sequence ATGAAGGTAGACCTCAGAGAACTGGAGTTCGGGTACGATCCGAAGGACCCCGTCCTGAAGGGGATATCATATGTCCTCGACAGGCCGGAGTTCGTCTGCATCATGGGCCCCAACGGCGTCGGGAAGTCGACCCTGATACACTGTATCAACAAGATCCTCAGGCCGACAGGCGGGGCAGTGTTCGTCAATGACATGGACGTTTCGAAGACCAAGCTTCGTGACCTGTCCTCACATATGGGATATGTTCCCGCGTCGAGCGAGGACTCCTTCCCGCTGACTGTCGTCGACACGGTCATGGTGGGCCTGCAGAACGATTATAAGTTCGGCGGGAACAAGGACGACCTGAAGAAGGTCCATGATGTCCTCAAGCTGCTGAAGATTGAACATCTGGCTATGCGCGATTTCAACGAACTCTCCGCCGGGCAACACCAGAAGGTGGTGCTTGCGAGGGGCCTGGTCAGGTCCCCGGAGATCGTCCTCCTGGACGAACCAACTTCCAACCTCGACATCAAGCATCAGATCGAGGTCACGAAGGTCCTGAGCAGGCTTCCGAAGGAAAAGGGGATGCTGGTCATCATGATCAGCCACGACATCAACATCACAGCGAAGTTCGCCGATCGGATAATCATGCTCCACGACGGGAAGATCTTCGCAGTAGGCACTCCCGAAGAGGTTCTGACGAAAGAGAACATAAGGACCGTCTACGGGGTCGACGCGGACATCATCCAGGTGCGCGGGAGGCCTCACGTGGTGCTGAACGATTCGATCGACGATGAATGA
- a CDS encoding ABC transporter substrate-binding protein, with protein MDNKIIGAIAVVAILIAAGAAAVVLIKDDGDDNVADSNSMVGRLTVFGNANNDDYINSDDVDEVKAILAGEKEPVYFSCYKEYKGSVAKRSFADANADGTIDETDLQLIQDMVDRKEGMKIYFYDVDGVISSCTYPLTTAAVGYKSNYESLKIIGAVDTVKYICNQVGDNGAYHKWYADFDNDNTECFGSRFTPDYEVMKDDSPSYILSGTRAWFDSNMESTVAPLGCDVVRLPFWEDNQTVPAIITLGYLTGHEDNAYAYAEKADAVYKTIENELSGVELKDRPLVFASYNGTSISTMHNGIQELVTLAGGRTPIDAGYTSGSIDLEEVADNMNPDWIVLDTYFGFLETYTTLEETKNKEVDQLTNTDNKYVQAIDHTQAYKNGNVLFLTQGVYMGPASYISCAYLANHLYPDRFSFDVDAMFADYVSSYHSDYSASDFAGIEYFDLETLKTYL; from the coding sequence ATGGACAATAAAATAATCGGAGCGATCGCCGTCGTGGCGATCCTCATAGCGGCGGGCGCGGCAGCCGTTGTTCTGATCAAGGACGACGGCGACGATAATGTCGCCGACAGCAACAGCATGGTCGGCCGCCTGACCGTTTTCGGAAACGCCAACAACGACGATTACATCAACAGCGATGACGTCGACGAGGTCAAAGCGATCCTCGCGGGCGAGAAGGAGCCGGTATACTTCAGCTGTTACAAGGAGTACAAGGGCAGCGTTGCCAAAAGGTCCTTCGCGGACGCCAATGCGGACGGGACGATCGATGAGACCGACCTGCAGCTGATCCAGGACATGGTCGACCGCAAGGAGGGCATGAAGATCTACTTCTACGATGTGGATGGGGTCATCAGCTCCTGCACCTATCCACTCACCACGGCGGCCGTCGGATACAAGAGCAACTACGAGTCGCTCAAGATCATCGGCGCGGTGGACACCGTCAAGTACATCTGCAACCAGGTCGGAGATAACGGAGCATACCACAAGTGGTATGCCGATTTCGACAATGATAACACGGAATGCTTCGGCAGCCGCTTCACTCCCGACTATGAGGTCATGAAGGACGATTCTCCGAGCTACATCCTTTCCGGCACCAGGGCCTGGTTCGATTCCAACATGGAGAGCACCGTGGCCCCCCTGGGGTGCGACGTGGTCCGCCTCCCGTTCTGGGAGGACAACCAGACCGTGCCTGCGATCATCACCCTCGGATACCTGACCGGCCACGAGGATAACGCCTACGCCTACGCTGAGAAGGCGGACGCGGTCTACAAGACCATCGAGAACGAGCTTTCCGGAGTTGAGCTCAAGGACAGGCCGCTGGTGTTCGCATCCTACAACGGCACCAGCATCTCGACCATGCATAACGGTATCCAAGAGCTCGTCACCCTGGCGGGCGGAAGGACGCCCATCGATGCCGGGTATACGAGCGGCAGCATTGACCTCGAGGAGGTCGCCGACAACATGAATCCCGACTGGATCGTCCTGGATACCTACTTCGGATTCCTCGAAACCTACACGACGCTCGAGGAGACCAAGAACAAGGAGGTCGATCAGCTCACCAATACCGACAACAAGTATGTCCAGGCCATCGACCACACCCAGGCCTACAAGAACGGCAATGTCCTGTTCCTGACCCAGGGCGTCTACATGGGGCCCGCCAGCTACATCTCGTGCGCGTACCTGGCCAACCATCTGTATCCGGACAGGTTCAGCTTCGACGTCGACGCGATGTTCGCCGACTACGTCTCGTCCTACCACTCCGACTACAGCGCCTCGGACTTCGCCGGCATCGAGTACTTCGACCTGGAGACCCTGAAAACCTACCTCTGA